In Sphingobium sp. B2D3C, a genomic segment contains:
- a CDS encoding pirin family protein: protein MRKAILGRYGNNQGHWVGDGFPVRSLFSYHDLGQQISPFLLLDYAGPHAFEPTQARRGVGQHPHRGFETVTIVYDGEVEHRDSTGNGGIIGPGDVQWMTAAGGILHEEFHSPAFARAGGPFRIVQLWVNLPGKDKMGPAGYQAISAEDIPTVDLGAATGIARIIAGALGDAQGPARTFTPINVWDVRLTAGADTTLALPEGHIALIVALTGRLTINGTQPLEEAEVLLLSQDGKDVQIQAAGESSLLVLTGEPIDEPIVGYGPFVMNSEAEIHAAIDDFNSGRFGAPM from the coding sequence GTGCGCAAGGCAATTCTAGGCCGTTACGGCAACAATCAGGGTCACTGGGTCGGCGATGGCTTCCCGGTTCGCTCGCTCTTTTCCTATCACGATCTTGGGCAACAGATCAGCCCCTTCCTGCTGCTCGATTATGCTGGGCCGCACGCGTTCGAACCGACCCAGGCGCGGCGGGGCGTGGGACAGCATCCCCATCGTGGCTTCGAGACGGTCACCATCGTGTATGATGGTGAAGTGGAACATCGCGATTCCACGGGCAATGGCGGCATCATCGGCCCTGGCGACGTGCAGTGGATGACGGCCGCCGGCGGCATTCTGCACGAGGAGTTTCATTCGCCCGCCTTCGCGCGCGCCGGTGGTCCGTTCCGGATCGTGCAGCTCTGGGTGAACCTGCCCGGCAAGGACAAGATGGGGCCGGCGGGTTATCAGGCGATTTCGGCCGAAGACATTCCCACCGTCGACCTCGGTGCTGCTACGGGTATCGCACGCATCATCGCGGGCGCCCTTGGCGACGCTCAGGGGCCGGCCCGTACCTTCACGCCCATCAACGTGTGGGATGTACGGCTGACCGCAGGCGCGGACACGACGCTCGCTCTGCCGGAGGGGCACATTGCCCTGATCGTCGCGCTGACTGGCCGGCTCACGATCAATGGCACCCAGCCGCTTGAGGAGGCCGAGGTTCTGCTGCTGAGCCAAGACGGCAAGGATGTTCAAATCCAGGCCGCGGGCGAGTCGAGCCTGCTCGTCCTCACCGGTGAACCGATCGACGAACCGATTGTCGGGTACGGGCCCTTCGTGATGAACAGCGAAGCGGAAATCCACGCGGCGATCGATGATTTCAACAGCGGGCGCTTTGGCGCGCCCATGTGA